In one Alnus glutinosa chromosome 14, dhAlnGlut1.1, whole genome shotgun sequence genomic region, the following are encoded:
- the LOC133857480 gene encoding putative pentatricopeptide repeat-containing protein At1g12700, mitochondrial encodes MVFRTPPSSSAVLLSPSSSGTAPKGKLSSLFTHPHEPTASNSKSSQKYSYPHRCTSSNPEIPPEKSLPEVPIETPLERFLKINCNCKSGNITLSEALHFSDHMLRLQPTPSISSFNHLLGALARSKHYSSVISLCKGMNSTGLLPDFITLNILLNSFCNENRVCYGFAVMGSIVRRGCSPNTVTYTSLIKGLCKEDRIGEAVGLFKKMVKLGCRPSVITFGTLISGLCRTANTSVALKLHEEMVSGQFGLKCKPNLVCYGAIIDGLCKDGLADKANELFLEMKGRGILPDVVVYSSLIHGLCYGGKWEEAKSLFTEMVDQGVQPNVVTFNLIIDVLCKEGKMKEAKEVLELIIQRGEGPDMFTYNTLMDGFCLVGRLDDAEELFDSMASKGHEPDVVSCNVLISGYCKNRKIEEAINCYRKMIHRGVRPTVITFNALLTGLLKAGKVGDVQKLLGEMELHDLVPDLSTYKICLDGLCKNDCLPEAMELFNFLENCKFEPSIEIYNCLIDGLCKAGKIGVAWQIFCGLSRKGLVPTVRTYTIMIHGLCKEKDLEKANNLFLDMEEKGCAPNLVTYNVLMCGFFKNNESEKVVELLHKMAERDVSPDASTFSIVIDLLSKDEKYRECLDLLPTFHRKMR; translated from the coding sequence ATGGTGTTCAGAactccaccttcttcttctgctGTTTTGTTGtcaccttcttcttcaggaACTGCTCCAAAAGGTAAACTTTCCTCTTTATTCACACACCCACATGAACCCACAGCTTCAAATTCCAAATCTTCACAAAAATATTCGTACCCACATAGATGCACTTCTTCAAATCCCGAAATTCCACCAGAAAAGTCACTTCCCGAAGTTCCTATTGAAACCCCACTTGAAAGATTCTTGAAGATTAACTGTAACTGTAAGTCCGGTAATATCACTCTCAGTGAAGCATTGCACTTCTCTGATCACATGCTTCGTTTGCAACCAACCCCATCGATATCATCATTCAATCATTTACTTGGAGCACTTGCTAGGAGTAAGCATTATTCTAGCGTGATTTCACTTTGCAAAGGAATGAATTCAACTGGGTTGTTGCCCGATTTTATTACTTTGAACATTTTGCTGAATTCCTTTTGTAATGAGAATCGGGTTTGTTACGGCTTTGCTGTTATGGGAAGTATTGTGAGGAGGGGTTGTAGTCCAAATACTGTGACGTATACATCTTTGATTAAGGGGTTGTGCAAGGAGGATAGAATTGGTGAGGCCGTCGGATTGTTTAAGAAAATGGTCAAGTTGGGTTGTAGGCCTAGTGTGATTACATTTGGGACTTTGATTAGTGGGTTGTGTCGAACAGCCAATACAAGTGTTGCACTTAAGTTACATGAAGAAATGGTCAGTGGTCAATTTGGTCTGAAGTGTAAGCCTAATTTAGTTTGCTATGGCGCTATTATTGATGGGCTTTGTAAGGATGGATTGGCAGACAAGGCGAACGAACTTTTCTTGGAAATGAAGGGCAGGGGAATACTTCCAGACGTGGTTGTTTATAGCTCTCTAATACATGGTTTGTGTTATGGGGGTAAATGGGAGGAGGCTAAAAGTCTGTTTACTGAAATGGTGGATCAAGGTGTCCAACCAAACGTGGTGACGTTCAATCTGATTATAGATGTGCTTTGCAAGGAGGGGAAGATGAAAGAAGCAAAGGAGGTGTTAGAATTGATAATTCAAAGAGGTGAGGGTCCTGACATGTTTACTTATAACACATTGATGGATGGGTTCTGCTTGGTGGGTAGGCTTGATGATGCAGAGGAGCTGTTTGACTCTATGGCAAGCAAAGGGCACGAACCTGATGTTGTAAGCTGCAATGTGTTGATCAGTGGATATTGCAAGAATCGAAAGATAGAGGAAGCTATTAATTGTTATAGGAAAATGATTCACAGGGGAGTTAGACCAACAGTTATAACGTTTAATGCATTATTAACTGGTCTTCTTAAGGCAGGTAAGGTTGGGGATGTACAGAAGCTATTAGGTGAGATGGAACTTCATGATCTGGTACCGGATTTATCTACGTATAAAATATGCTTGGATGGGCTTTGCAAGAATGATTGTCTTCCAGAGGCAAtggaattatttaattttttagaaaattgtaaatttgaaCCAAGCATTGAAATTTACAACTGCCTCATTGATGGGTTGTGTAAAGCAGGGAAAATTGGAGTTGCATGGCAGATATTCTGCGGATTATCACGTAAAGGTCTGGTGCCAACAGTTAGAACATATACCATCATGATTCATGGGCTCTGTAAGGAAAAGGATTTGGAGAAGgcaaataatttgtttttggataTGGAAGAGAAGGGTTGTGCTCCAAATCTAGTCACGTATAATGTGCTTATGTGTGGTTTCTTCAAAAATAATGAGTCAGAAAAGGTTGTTGAACTTCTCCACAAAATGGCGGAGAGAGATGTGTCACCAGATGCCTCCACATTCTCCATTGTAATAGACTTGCTTTCTAAGGATGAAAAGTAT
- the LOC133856922 gene encoding calmodulin calcium-dependent NAD kinase-like, whose protein sequence is MAATREQRFERVTKNLKVARVFTTLVEELKAMGMIMNDDSRCTEVMAPVAHSDRSPVLLLMGGGMGAGKSTVLQDILKEPFWAGAAGNAVIIEADAFKESDVIYRALSSRGHGHVDMLQTAELVHQSSTDAASSLLVTALNEGRDVIMDGTLSWQPFVVQTITMARNVHRRRYRMGAGYRVNGDGTVNEIYWERIENEEPEQVGGKKRKPYRIELVGVVCDAYLAVIRGIRRAIMCRRAVRVNSQLKSSKQFANAFLAYCQLVDNARLYCTNALEGQPKLIGWKDRDKTLLVDPDEIDCLKRLGRLNENAKSIYELYKHPNPASKAGSVWKDIVLSPSRVNIQQELKYCIRRIERMK, encoded by the exons ATGGCAGCAACAAG GGAACAAAGATTTGAGAGAGTGACAAAGAACTTGAAGGTGGCTAGAGTGTTCACTACATTAGTAGAGGAGCTTAAAGCAATGGGAATGATAATGAATGATGACTCGCGATGTACTGAGGTGATGGCTCCAGTGGCACACAGCGATAGGAGTCCAGTCCTCCTCCTCATGGGTGGTGGGATGGGAGCTGGGAAGAGCACTGTGCTTCAGGACATTCTGAAAGA GCCATTCTGGGCAGGAGCAGCAGGGAATGCAGTCATAATTGAGGCAGATGCCTTCAAAGAATCAGACGTCATCTATAGGGCCCTTAGCTCCAGAGGTCATGGACATGTCGACATGCTACAAACTGCTGAACTG GTGCACCAATCATCTACCGATGCAGCATCATCCCTCCTGGTGACAGCACTTAATGAAGGGCGGGATGTGATCATGGATGGCACCCTTTCTTGGCAACCATTTGTTGTGCAGACAATAACAATGGCCAGAAATGTTCACCGCCGCCGTTATCGTATGGGTGCTGGTTACAGGGTGAATGGAGATGGAACTGTAAACGAAATCTACTGGGAACGAATTGAAAACGAAGAACCAGAGCAAGTTGGAGGCAAAAAGAGAAAACCATACAGGATAGAGCTTGTTGGAGTTGTATGTGATGCTTATCTAGCTGTTATAAGAGGCATACG GAGAGCTATCATGTGTAGAAGAGCTGTAAGAGTGAATTCACAATTAAAATCCAGCAAGCAATTTGCAAATGCATTTCTAGCTTACTGTCAACTGGTTGACAATGCCAGGCTATATTGCACCAATGCTTTGGAAGGCCAACCTAAG TTGATAGGATGGAAAGACAGAGACAAGACATTGCTGGTTGATCCAGATGAAATTGATTGTTTAAAAAGGTTAGGTAGGTTGAATGAAAATGCAAAGTCCATATATGAACTCTACAAGCACCCTAACCCAGCTTCCAAAGCTGGGTCAGTTTGGAAAGACATCGTATTGTCACCTTCTAGGGTGAACATTCAACAGGAGCTGAAGTATTGCATCCGGAGAATTGAGAGAATGAAATGA
- the LOC133856923 gene encoding histone H1-like — protein MATEELPILPVEPAPEPSPTEQVEDKPAETNTGKSKKPKEPKARKPAAPRKPPSHPPYEEMIKDAIVCLKEKTGSSQYAIAKFIEEKQKQLPPNFRKLLLFHLKKLVAGGKLVKVKGSFKLPAPKPAASAVEKKKPAAKPKPKAKPSKPKTKEVKTTTKAPAKGKAPVKPKAAAKPKPKPKPKAAAKPKAAAPKPKAAPTKAKPVAKPKPAPAKAKPAAKPKPKEKPAKASRTSTRTSPGKKAPPPKPAAKKAPAAKKTPVKSVKLRSVKSPAKKATTRRGRK, from the exons ATGGCGACCGAAGAACTACCCATTCTTCCCGTCGAGCCCGCTCCCGAACCGTCCCCCACCGAACAGGTCGAGGATAAACCGGCCGAAACCAACACCGGCAAGTCGAAGAAACCCAAGGAGCCCAAAGCCAGAAAGCCTGCCGCTCCGAGGAAGCCCCCCTCGCACCCTCCTTACGAAGAG ATGATTAAGGACGCGATTGTGTGTCTGAAGGAGAAGACAGGTTCGAGTCAGTACGCGATCGCTAAGTTCATCGAGGAGAAGCAGAAGCAGCTTCCACCGAACTTCAGGAAGCTCTTGCTCTTCCATTTGAAGAAGCTTGTGGCCGGCGGGAAGCTCGTAAAGGTGAAGGGATCGTTCAAGCTTCCTGCTCCGAAGCCGGCAGCGTCTGCAGTGGAGAAGAAGAAACCGGCAGCGAAGCCAAAGCCGAAAGCTAAGCCTTCGAAGCCGAAGACTAAGGAGGTGAAGACGACAACTAAGGCGCCGGCGAAGGGTAAAGCGCCGGTGAAGCCTAAGGCGGCTGCTAAGCCGAAGCCGAAGCCAAAGCCAAAGGCGGCTGCAAAGCCCAAGGCTGCTGCTCCAAAGCCCAAGGCAGCCCCGACAAAGGCGAAGCCTGTGGCAAAACCGAAGCCCGCTCCAGCTAAGGCAAAGCCAGCTGCGAAGCCGAAGCCGAAGGAGAAGCCGGCTAAGGCCTCGAGGACGTCGACGAGAACCTCTCCCGGTAAAAAAGCCCCACCTCCTAAGCCTGCGGCGAAAAAGGCTCCGGCGGCGAAGAAAACTCCGGTTAAGAGTGTGAAGCTGAGGAGCGTGAAGTCGCCGGCGAAGAAAGCTACAACCAGGAGGGGAAggaagtga